Sequence from the Rutidosis leptorrhynchoides isolate AG116_Rl617_1_P2 chromosome 3, CSIRO_AGI_Rlap_v1, whole genome shotgun sequence genome:
tgttatttattttacgcactttaaatatcaggacacatatacaaggttttgacatatcatatcgacgcatctatatatattatttggaatcaccatagacactctatatgcagtaatgatcgagttgtctatacagggttgaggttgattctataataatatatatactttgagttgtgatcgagtctgagacatgtacacgggtcacgatacgtattaattaattcgaatattatatattaaattatatgtgaattattggattgttaactgtggattatcgactggggactaatgacattggacaattaaaatgaattaaaataatgattataatatatgaaactaaataattcttcaagtttgccacttgatttcatcttaaacctcatttgtatcttgacgattccaatctgcgttaaaacctttcatgattcttgacaaCACTTcagtcgagagaatgaaccaaccgcacttcatctacggaagaaaagattgatgcatatagttatgcacctgaaacactcggaacctgtgtaaacatttaacacgtgtctgttctagctcctttggcattgttattaccgaaaataacatttcaattttttttcttccaattagccaattttgtcatagcttcagcaaatcaacttcgattttcattcggattagccttattataatcttgatatatatgcgtgctcttttattgttaccggggaaccttttatattccattatattaccagcagacgtaccagcaacctcgttactccttggcttaaatctctccgacaaatcactatatttatctattgaagtctcatcatgtactcatccgcatcttgtaacaagaattgccataccaaatactgagaatcagcaatcagtattttgaaatctcgcagtatgtctacatcaacagttatatgtaaacatataacatttatctcttagaattgtgatcttccattctgaaattctgaaaagtacccagtctacaaatcaataccacaaattctgaaaaagttgaatacaacagcaaaaactgtacacgaccttaaccgtcgaaagtttgatgataaagaatggagtattggaaacactcaatagaaaatttagtaccgaaaagcggattatgcgaaactatgaaggaagccgtggacaaatcacaaagaataagtttgacttcaaagaatccaaatgaatcaaTGCCAGctaaagtctttagcaaatatcttgctccttactctaaacccttgcggacaatagtttctatcatcctctgatcttagatattccgagatattatcgtatctttcattataaatatcctggatatttctgaatatattttcataactattcttatctgaaatcattaatctcttcgtactatcagtgttacatcatatagaaactgttagtttctatattctgtaaactttcgagcttaaaatatgaatgttattgaagtaatgttgggaattgatgcatgagttagtataatataatgacacttgatcaacgtaattatattacagtaagtcatgctgagtttctaatgagacgtgatggtttacagatcataacgtcatcacgtgccatgttacataactctttcattctgcgtaatttctgaacatatcaaaaatatatattcttgatagttctatactcagtgattctgataatttgacaaatcaaatcgtgctaataccttctttcttatttagaacataaagtttatccgaaattccatacttacgaattctggaccattactcgctttactaggggtcgggaagataataaaaaggcaaagagatccaaaatataagagaaaatataaagcccaatgacaacaccgaaattacaaaccgtggatatcagcacgtatagcaatataaagacacgggaggattataaatgcaataatccctagagcataatagaaataaacagattcttcatgtgggagttggaaaagaagaatgatcattgcgatagttagaataagaacaaggatcagaacaggattaagcattttcataaatcttttgaatttggaaattgagtatagaagtggtgaaaataaatggaacggaaaaggtaaatttataaaggaaatatcaaatgtagtaatcggggcagatcaccatatttaattaaagagatcttaatttccataaattctgaagaatcagattttatagatcttcaagattttctttaaatcccttgaattccagaattcaaccaaggcaatgtcaaaagttaagacgcgccttattttctaaattcaaccatgactagtcaaaagttatgatgaaacttgtctttctcatttcactcttttgtgataacttcattcatacgcttcgattaatcgaataattttatccatattactcaatgatgataaaactctaactcatattcgtcatgaaaacacttttattgttagccatgacgacctcactcaaatttcgggacaaaatttctttaacgggtagatactgtagtgacccggaaaatttcgactaattttaaatcaaactctcgatacgatttcataattctgacacgataagcaaagtctgtattggtgGGTCTAAAAAAATTTGAACTGTgtcatgtaattaattacccttcgactattctcgacgattcacgaaaaactatttgtaaatagataacatatatatttaaataagtatttataatttgaaatataatttagaatattatataatatgattattaggatttatattttaagataaataaaataaaatgcgattaatggaaactatatttaaaaatatatagatatatataaatatgtatataaatattacttgtaaatatataatgttatattaaatctatttgtttaaaaatatataatatatttgttttagtaattaactttgctattttaaaactgtttatatatagacagagaatataaatgatttcgagtttaattagtaaacgtcagtaacactcggttgacgtttcattagttttaatatagatataatacatgttcatgaatgattaagataaaagttggactgtaaattgattacgaatattttagatttgttaaaaatatttttacatttttaagtttaaatattagtactccgtacattgtaattggaacagaaaataaataattatcgaacctttttgatccggtttcaaacagttaatgactgaaataattaaatatatttaacctaaaaatttaggatttttagggacacttttatacccTAACTGTTTATCAATGAACACGATATAGTCATcagtgataaactgtcggtagagtgaTTCCAAATCATCCGGCTGCTAAATTAttaattactatttgaatactgtgcATATTAAAATATCAATCACTGATTGATTAATTTTTGTCTGTGTCTTTACTTGAAATAATtgatttacatttacatatatggATACACTTTAGATATGCATTACACATATTCAAACCCACCCTCTATGATCTATTCTATCTTCTTTCTATTAGACTAACGTCTCAAAACCACTATCAATCACTCTCTGTTTCCTCTAATCTTTCTGTTTCTTCCTTTAATCAAAAGCAAGAACCCACTTCAATACCATCGAACCACCAACTACTAATGCTACTTACGTTTCTGTTTTATGTCCAAACCGGAACACCAACCACAACCTACACAAAACCATCTATCTTTTTCGGGTTGCCTTTAACTACAACCATCACCTTCATTTAAACCTTGAAGAACCATCGAGCTCCAACACCACCGGCCACCATTTACAGCCTGTCACCACCCTACACAACCACCATGAACCAACCATTTAATCACCGTAACTACTGTTACTCCTCTCTACTTCTTCCACTACTGTTTTGGCCATCACAAAACACCACCAAGAAAACACCTACAACTGACACTTTTGCTAAACGTTTTTCTGTATCATTTGCCTGCACAGACCCATCAAAATGTTTTTTTACAAAAGAGCAAGATCAAGAATAACTCAACACTGTAATCTCACTTATCATTACAAAACAATCTTAATACAGTTGCTACATAAATCGTTCAATTATACATATATATCCTCAGCTACTACTACTATTcgaaaaatttaaaacagaaaagaagaGAGGAACAACTTTTCATTTttcgacaatttctgtttgaaagTTCTATTCAATTTCATCATGAAATCAAACTTTATAGCACTCAAGTTTTTGTGATCGAATCCATGAACTATAACAATAACATAACAGTCGCAAATCATCAGGAAGTAGAAACAGTAACAAATTCGTAACTAATTGATTCGAGTTCATCTACCTGGAATAGCCAAGCCTTTAGATCCACTTTTCAATTCATGAACAATAAGGTATttctgaaaaaaataaaaataattacgagTGTTTCTAAACACATTTCAAGAAGTAATCTATACCTGAAACGCTTGAATTTCAATTTCTGAATTTCAATTTCATCATTCATCGTCACCTCTAATCAAAACAGAATTCGAGTTGTTGTTGTTCCTGATCTCGATTTCTTTCACAGAACCTTTTAAGAGCAGGATTAGGAAACGAATCCAGTTGATCTGATGATACGGTTTTAGAGAAATTGATATTGGGAAAAACTAGGGATCGACTAATTGGAGAAAGGAGTGAAGCAGGGGAATCAAACGGGGACCGGGTGATTTTTAAGGGTGCCATCGAATTTGGTTACGGGCTGAAATTCAATTAAGGCCCAACAACCTAAGCCCGTCAAAATTCTAAATGGATCATCTGTTTTTTGTTGATGATGAATGCGAGTTAAATAAAATTAGGATACCAAGTATTTGAGAAAGATAACAGACAGAGCATTGGTTAGTCGCGTGtgttggttagcgagaggtctcgcgtTCGACCCCtgcttggtgcaattctttttaaaatgagagcttcaaaggtagttttacatattaaaattcattatcattaatatttattgttattatttctatactaattattcttgttattgttattagtattattactattaagatcatcattaacataattatcaatattattattattagtaacataattattattatctttacaaatatAAGCATTATGATagaattatgattataaatacaagtatgaaaattactattatatatcactaatagttgtatttttattatcattatgattatgattatgattaggattattattattattatgaaaataatacaaattatcattaatctcattaatattattattagtatcacttttgtaactattattattattattattattattattattattattattattattaaacaaataaaattcatacataaatatatatatttatcacatataacataacaaaatttaatattctaatgtacaaaatgaaaatacgaaacatacatatatattattaatataaaaaggacataactaataaatttatatatacaaatgatataggttcgtgaattcgaggtcaaccctacattttgttcaatgacatcatatgtatttttactacaaaatacagtatagtgagttcatttgattcccttttactctttacatttttgctaCTGAaaatacatgtgctacttttacaactgctttattaaatgcttttgaaatacattttgaactgcgaatacatgcaaatactttattaactgttttacaatatttatatgagtgagtttcatttactccctttttactcattacatttttgggctgagaatacatgcaaatgctttattaactgttttacaatatttatatgcgtgagttccattactccctttttaaatgcttttgcaatatatatttttgggactgagaatgcatgcacttttataaatgttttacggaatagacacaagtaatcgaaactacattatatggttgaatgatcgaaatcaaatatgccctttttattaagtctggtaatctaagaattagggaacagacaccctaattgacgcgaactctaaagatagatctatcgggtccaacaagccccatccaaagtaccggatgctttagtacttcgaaatttatatcatgtctgaaggaggatcccggaatgatggggatattcttatatgtacattgtgaatgtcggttagcaggtgttcaatccatatgaatgatatttttgtctctatgcatgggacgtttatttatgagaaatgaaaatcttgtggtctattaaaatgatggaaatgattatttatgttaaactaatgaactcaccaaccttttggttgacacttgaaagcatgtttattctcaggtatgaaagaaatcttccgctgtgcaattgctcattttaaagatattacttggagtcattcatgacatatttcaaaagacgttgcattcgaatcgttgagttcatcaagattttattaagtcaattatagttagatatattatgaaatggtatgcctgctgtcaacttttgatgtaatgaaagattgtcttttcaaaaacgaatgcaatgtttgtaaaatgtatcatatagaggtcaagtacctcgcgatgtaatcaactgttgtgaatcgtttataatcgatatggacttcgtccggatggattaggacgggtcttcacaatatttatattcataacttatattattaaccaTCTTTATGTGTGTTCAAACTTTTATTATATTCACAAGTACTATTAAAGTTTACAACTTTTTATTAAATGCatattcattatatttatcaatCTTTATTCATCTTATCAACACCATATCATAAGCATATAAATTATTGATTAATTACATATAAAGTATATATTTAAAACTTGGGTTTATGAGGTACCTTGGGAGTGATTTAACAAGAAAAAGAGATGATTTTGATGATAGTAATGTAGCCAAACAGCAGCAAAAATTCAGCAACAAAACGGGAACAAAAACGCAGCAAAAAGTGGTGGTTTCGGGTGTGTTTTGGGTTGCGGACAGCAGCCAAACAGCAGGGACAACAGCTGCAGTGATGGTGGCGGTTTGTGGGGGTGTTCGGCGGTCGGACAGCAGCAAAAAGAAGCTGCAGCAGGCGGCGGTTGGGCTGCAAAAAAATGCAGCAGGAGAGGTACTGTTGGGGTGGCCAGAGATGGTGGTGATGGTTCGGTGGTGGTGGCCGAAGGTGGTGGTCTTGGGTGGCTTGAAGGCTGCCGAAAATTGGAGAGGGAGGGAGAGATTTTGAGTATTTTTGTGAGGTGATTTGTGAAAGGGAATGGGTAGATTATGGGGGGTATTTATAGGATAGCTAGGAAAATTCTAGAGATTAAGTGTTAGAGTTAAATTACAATTAGTTTAAGTTTAGGATTAGGCTTTATCTCTTTTGATTTAGATTAGGATTACTTTGAGTTGGTTTAGGATTAGTCTTAGTTTGAATTAGGATAAAAGTTTTATACTTATCATTTAATTATCtataatttactttattttatttattttattattatttttatttttattttttaatatagccgattatatatatatatatatatatatatatatatatatatatatattattaatatttttttttattttcagtttatatatatatatatatatatatatatatatatatatatatatatatatattttaatttttatcattttaattaatgtGCATTTTAGTCCCCGCACATTTTATTAGCGTTAGTCCTTCGTTAAATTTTTATGATGATGACGAGCCATGATCGTTAGTTTAGGTAACCTCGTACCCATTTCATTACTTTCATTAGTTTCGGTTTTCTAACCGGGTTCGTTTGTTTTGGACAACCTAAGTTTCAAGTTTACTCAtataaaaatgatcgaaaaagttgGGGTGTTATACGCCACTAGGATGCCACGTCATCATCTTCTTATGTTAATTTAACTTAATTTAATCTGGTGAATGTGGAAACGTACCAGATGTTGAGGTTTTATTCTAATTTAATTGGTTATCTTGTTTGAGTTATCCATTATCTTTCTTCAATTATCCATCGGTGTTCAATCTCATTGGCGCAGGTTGAGCTTGTTTAATGTCTCCtttgagtgggagattgttggattgCGAAGTCGATTTAAACATGAAACTGGATTCGAGTTTGATTTGGATTCCATGATCAATGAAACTCGCGATCGTGAAAAGCAGATCGCGACTGCGAAATTGAGTCAGCGAGCAAAAGTTGGAACGGGATTAGGAGTCCTCGTTTGTGTCTAACTCGTTGTAGTTTAGCACTATAAATACATCCATATGTACCTGTAATATGTGTGCACAAAAAATATAGTAAATAATATATGGTTTGTGTCTATGGAAAACCCATTATTCGTGTTTGGAGTTGAGATATAATCACGTTAAATTTTCGCGTCATTTAGTTAGTACTAAAAAAAAATTTAGAACCCCATTGAATTTTAATTATGAAATCGCCACTGCCAGTAGGTCACAATCTCTTTCGTGGTCATGAGAACTTTAATAGAATTACTCGGTAATGAATTTTTTGGATTGATTCTCTCATTCTCACTAAACATTTCATTCTCATTTGAAGTTAACTAATGTAACTTTTATACTTGCTTGAATCGTTAAGAAGCCGATGTACTACTAATTAGCccaatatttgaatgcaatgtttgtgaagGGGTTTAATAAGACCAACGCACATACTGAAGGGGCAAATATGTACATTTAAAGTAGTGATCCAACAAACAATCACAAATACCCAAATCCCACACAAATATACATATACACCTCCATTCCAAGAAAGGCAtcaaaatctagggtttgtgttttgtTCCACCCAAATTCTGTTTCACCAAATTCACTTTAATTTCCACATGAAACCGCCAAACAAAAATCAAATCATAGTCTCGTTCCTCTGATTTCTAAATCTTTAATAAAAAGTTCGATTGATAATATATCAACAATCAATttttgattttgtaatttattactAACATGTTTGATATCTCTTGTCTTCCATCATCATCGCTCTCTTTATTCGTAATCAAGTTTTGTGTCCTTGGTCCTGGATTGAATCCGTTTGCTCCGTACAACATGGGTAATCATTCCTCACGCTAAATTAGGGATTTTTAGTTCAAATTAAGGTTTTATTGTTTGTAAAAATAGAAGCTTTTTTTAAGTGCGTTGAAAAACAGACATCTGTTCTGTTGTGTTTAGTTAGTTTGTTTGGAAGTATAACGTAAATTGGGGTGATTAATTATGAGTGAAGACTTGGTATTGGGTTCGAATGGCGATCGAAAGCGTGTAAGGCGGTCTGTTAGTTTTGGGAGTGATAGGGATGATAGAGGATGGACTCTGCTTCATGTTGGTGCTAGAAAAGGGGATCTTAAAGAGGTCAGAATTAgcttatagattgattaaagattcAATTCAATTTATATGTGAAATTGTTGGTTATCTTAATCGTTATCGATGTTTTGGACCTATTATTTACATTAGTTATATAGATAAATATACaagttgattttgattttgagtagTTCGGTTAGTTTTTACTATAAAAGTATGGggcagtgttttttttttttttgctagttATTTAGGGGTTAAAGCAATGTGATTTGGATAAGTAAATAAGCATTATTCTAAGATGTATGATTATCGAGTTAATTATGACATGACTTACATATCAATGGCTTAACTAACCTATTATCCGAGTCTAGTTAATTTCGCAACAATGAAACTTTAGTTGATTGATGTCAGCGAGCGTCAATTGGTTGTTTAACGACTGCGTAGTTGATTGATTAATGCAATGATTTTATTTACTTGATGGTTGTTACTAGTTGATCCCTTAAGTACGGTGTTTGTTTGATTAAAGTATATGTTATGTTATGTATATTTCGACGTTTAAAAGAAAGAAAACGGGGATGTTTTAAGCTTAATGAACAATAGTGTTTTTGAATTATTTAACATATACTATAATTAGTACTagtaactaataatatataataaagagTGCATGTGTGGTTCATTTAAGATGAGTATTACAAGTTTAACTAATATTGGCGTTTAATGGCAGGTGAAAAGGCTCCTTAGCGAAGGAATGGATGCAAACGTGGCTGCATTAGGCCCGAAATCACATGGGGTCACCCCTCTTCATCTTGCGGCTAAGGGTGGTCATTTAAAGGTTATGGATAAACTTCTTGAACACGGTGCTAATATCGATGCCCGAACCAAGGGTGCTTGTGGCTGTAAGTTCATCATAATATGCTGTCATTAAATGGACCCATTGTTTCTCACTGATCAATATTATCTTTCTTTTTTTCGCGGTGAAATAATATATAATGTAGATCAAATGATCAATTGGTGTTACAGATCCAAAgatttgtttgaaaataacatgcgATGTCACTGGTCTAATGCTCCTTGATTCTGCTCTTAATTAATTGTAGGGACTCCACTTCATACTGCTGCAAAAGAGAAAAACAGGAGAGCGATCAGATTTTTAGTTGAAAATGGGGCGTTTTTGCCGGATAACATTGAAGATACGAGGTTTAATCCACCGGTACATTACTGTCATGGTCTTGAATGGGCTTATGACGAGATGAAACGAGTCCAACTAGAGAGTGGCTCATCATCAGGAGAGGGGTCTTACAGTTCTGACA
This genomic interval carries:
- the LOC139898500 gene encoding phytochrome-interacting ankyrin-repeat protein 1-like is translated as MSEDLVLGSNGDRKRVRRSVSFGSDRDDRGWTLLHVGARKGDLKEVKRLLSEGMDANVAALGPKSHGVTPLHLAAKGGHLKVMDKLLEHGANIDARTKGACGWTPLHTAAKEKNRRAIRFLVENGAFLPDNIEDTRFNPPVHYCHGLEWAYDEMKRVQLESGSSSGEGSYSSDS